A DNA window from Mariprofundus aestuarium contains the following coding sequences:
- a CDS encoding PilT/PilU family type 4a pilus ATPase — protein sequence MNRPEEQLSIKQLLMVMEKREASDLYITAGMPPSLRINGAVHPMNREPLTALQCAKLANSAMSERQRAAFAAEFEMNLALAFPDIGRFRVNVFRQRSQVGMVIRKVKTEVPTIDQLGLPEIFKDISISPRGLVLMVGATGCGKSTSLAAMIDWRNSNQAGHIISIEDPIEFVHEHKKCVITQREVGTDTLEYQTALKNTLRQAPDVIMIGEIRDRETMELALEFAETGHLCMATLHANNSNQALERIINFFPEEMHPQVCLNLALNLKSILSQRLAKTPDERRVAAIEILINTPRIADLIGKWGVAEIKEVMANGKNYGMQTFDQHLLQLWAAGLISEDEALRQADSVNNLRLQIKMVTLEDQGDSAGDLEQLSGNMNSEEFRI from the coding sequence ATGAACAGACCTGAAGAACAGCTATCGATCAAGCAGCTACTGATGGTGATGGAAAAACGTGAAGCGTCTGACCTCTACATCACTGCAGGTATGCCCCCCTCCTTGCGTATCAACGGTGCCGTTCACCCGATGAACCGGGAACCGCTGACAGCACTGCAGTGCGCAAAACTGGCCAACTCGGCCATGAGCGAACGCCAGCGTGCGGCCTTCGCCGCTGAATTTGAGATGAACCTAGCACTCGCCTTTCCCGATATCGGTCGTTTCCGCGTCAATGTCTTCCGACAGCGCAGCCAAGTTGGCATGGTGATCCGCAAGGTGAAAACAGAGGTTCCAACCATCGATCAGCTGGGCCTTCCGGAAATCTTCAAGGATATCAGCATCTCTCCACGTGGGCTGGTGCTGATGGTGGGAGCAACCGGTTGTGGAAAGTCCACCTCACTGGCTGCCATGATCGACTGGCGCAACAGTAATCAGGCGGGACACATCATCTCCATCGAGGATCCGATCGAGTTTGTGCATGAGCACAAGAAGTGTGTCATCACCCAGCGTGAGGTGGGCACCGATACGCTTGAGTATCAGACAGCCCTGAAAAACACGCTCAGGCAGGCACCCGATGTTATTATGATTGGTGAGATTCGTGATCGCGAGACAATGGAGCTGGCACTCGAATTTGCCGAAACCGGCCACCTATGCATGGCAACACTGCATGCCAACAACTCCAATCAGGCACTGGAGCGCATTATCAACTTCTTCCCGGAAGAGATGCACCCTCAGGTCTGCCTCAACCTGGCTCTGAATCTGAAGTCGATCCTCTCCCAGCGGCTGGCAAAAACACCTGATGAGAGGCGCGTTGCAGCCATTGAGATTCTGATCAACACCCCCCGTATTGCCGATCTGATTGGCAAATGGGGTGTTGCAGAGATCAAGGAGGTGATGGCAAACGGTAAAAATTACGGCATGCAGACCTTCGATCAGCATCTGCTGCAGCTCTGGGCAGCGGGTCTTATCAGCGAGGATGAAGCGCTGCGCCAGGCCGACTCGGTCAACAACCTGCGCCTGCAGATTAAAATGGTAACTCTGGAGGATCAGGGTGACAGTGCTGGTGACCTGGAACAACTCTCCGGCAACATGAATTCAGAGGAGTTCCGCATCTGA